One stretch of Micromonospora cremea DNA includes these proteins:
- a CDS encoding MmcQ/YjbR family DNA-binding protein, producing the protein MTEPGDVPAEVLDRLRPICLGLPETYEEPAWVGTRWRIRKRTFAHVLTVDPDHQVAHARAADVDRPTCLLIFRSPPDEIAGLVASGHPFYKPEWGPTVLGMVVDDDTGWDEVAELLTESYCLLAPKRLAALVDRPAAPPG; encoded by the coding sequence GTGACCGAACCCGGAGACGTCCCTGCCGAGGTCCTCGACCGGCTCCGGCCGATCTGCCTCGGGCTGCCGGAGACCTATGAGGAGCCGGCCTGGGTGGGCACCCGCTGGCGGATCCGCAAGCGGACCTTCGCCCACGTGCTCACCGTCGATCCCGACCACCAGGTCGCCCATGCCCGCGCCGCGGACGTGGACCGGCCGACCTGCCTGTTGATCTTCCGGTCGCCGCCCGACGAGATAGCCGGGCTGGTGGCCAGTGGGCATCCCTTCTACAAGCCGGAGTGGGGCCCGACCGTGCTGGGCATGGTCGTGGACGACGACACCGGCTGGGACGAGGTCGCCGAGCTGCTGACCGAGAGCTACTGCCTGCTCGCCCCGAAGCGACTCGCCGCCCTGGTGGACCGACCGGCCGCGCCACCCGGCTGA